One Meriones unguiculatus strain TT.TT164.6M chromosome 5, Bangor_MerUng_6.1, whole genome shotgun sequence DNA segment encodes these proteins:
- the LOC132653963 gene encoding vomeronasal type-1 receptor 44-like, producing the protein MNKASILHTNTNIKITLFSEMSVGISANSILFVFHLYMLIGAHRPKPIDLAIGFLTLTQLLMLLTMGLIAADMFMSQGRWDPTTCQSLIYVHRFSRGLSLCAACLLNVLWTIILSPRSCCLHKFKHKSLHHISCALFLCVLYMSFSSYLLVSNSAVSNSTSDNFMYVTQSCSLLLLSYSRQSTFSTLFFFREAFLISLMVLSSGYMVALLYRHMKQAWHLHSTSLSPKASLEQRATRTILLLMSFFVFLCILETVILQSRMKFKDGLLFYFIHILVSHSYATVSPLVFICTEKHIIKFLRSVWDRKVNT; encoded by the coding sequence atgaataaggccagcatactccacactaacacaaacattaaaatcaccttgttctctgaaatgagtgttgggatctcagccaacagcatccTTTTCGTCTTCCATCTCTACATGCTCATTGGTGCGCACAGGCCTAAACCCATTGATCTCGCCATTGGTTTCTTGACCCTGACCCAACTACTGATGCTGCTAACTATGGGACTCATAGCTGCAGACATGTTTATGTCTCAGGGGAGGTGGGACCCCACCACATGCCAATCTCTTATCTATGTGCACAGGTTCTCGAGGGGCCTCTCCCtttgtgctgcctgtctgctgaatgtcctctggaccatcatcctcagccctagAAGCTGCTGTTTACACAAGTTTAAACATAAATCTCTCCATCACATCTCCTGTgccctttttctttgtgttctctacatgtcttttagcagttacctcTTGGTATCAAATAGCGCCGTCTCCAATTCGACCTcagataattttatgtatgttactCAGTCTTGCTCACTTCTACTCCTGAGTTACTCCAGACAAAGCACATTTTCCACATTGTTTTtcttcagggaagcctttcttatcaGTCTCATGgtcctctccagtgggtacatggtggctctcttgtacagacacatgaagcaggcctggcatcttcacagcaccagcctgtctccaaaagcatCTCTAGAGCAAAGGGCCACccggaccatcctgctgctcatgagcttctttgtgtttctctgcattttggagACTGTTATCTTGCAATCaagaatgaagttcaaagatgGCTTACTATTCTACTTTATTCATATTCTTGTGTCCCatagctatgccacagtcagtccccttgtgtttatttgcactgaaaagcATATAATTAAGTTTTTGAGGTCAGTGTGGGACAGGAAAGTAAATACGTGA